One Methanomassiliicoccales archaeon genomic window, CAACTTTGGGTTTTGGAGTCCGCCTTGCACGAGTTCATGTACCGCTACCAGCTTCCCGGGATTTTCCAAATCCTTGACTGGCATCGGGCGGTGCGCGAGTTCTTCTATCCCGCAGGGCGTCCGGATTCGTTGGAGACCCACTTTGTTCATGCGGACGAAGCGGAGACTTCCGTGGCGCTCCTCCTCTTTCCGAAGGAGATGGTGGACATGTCCCTGGCGGTGAAAACCGAAAGCGAAAATCTTTTGCCGGTAGGGCACTTCGATAACGCTGTGGATAACTTGCGTCGTCCCCACAAATGGTCCGAGGGGGAAGGCCATATCGCCATTGAACTTGCGGCTACACCGGAGGGCGTGGTAGGCGATCCCACGCGAGCCTCCGCGGAAAAGGCAAAACGTCCCATCGCTGCTATTCTCTCTTACCTGGTTTTGGTGATCGACCAGATTCTTGAGGCTTTCCCGCCGGGCACGGTGCCCCCTGTGGAAAAGGTGACTTTGCGCACGAAGGAAGAGATGGAGCCTTACCTGCGGGAGCCCGGAAGCCCGGGGTGGAAGCCGGTTTACGCTTTGGCACGGCGTGGCTTTTGACGATGAGCTGGCCGCTTGGGTTAATTGTCCCGGTCCAGGATCCTACGCCGTTCTCGGTGTTTTCCCCTGAAGAGTGGCCGGGAAGCCTGGGCCGGGTCCATGCGGCCGGATACGCTGTAGTGGAACTGGCCGTGACCGATCCAGCCTTGCTCGATCTTCAAAAGTTGGAGATTGCGCTTCGGCAATATAGCCTCAAACTCGCAGCCTTCACCACGGGGCAAGCCGCGTGGAAGGAAGGGCTTTCCCTTTCTTCAGCGGACGAAAAGATCAGAGAAAAAGCCATAAGCCGCATAATGTCTCATGCAAAAGTTGCTGAGCATCTTGAAGCTGTGGTCATCGTGGGGCTTTTGCGTGGGAAGGATGGGGATCTCCTTCTCCTCCGCGAAGCCTTGAAGGAATGCACCAAGGCCTATCCCCAGGTGCGGTTCGCCTTGGAACCCCTTAACCGTTATGAAACGACGCTTATAAACACGGTTTCCGAAGCTTTAGAGCTTATCGACCAGGTTGGTGCGGAAAACCTCGGGGTTTTGTTCGATACGTTCCATGCTAATATCGAAGAGCCCTGCATTCCCAAGGCTTTGGAACTCTGTGGAGATCGCCTTTTTCATGTACATCTTGCGGATTCCAACCGTTGGATCCCGGGTTTCGGACATTTTCCGTTTGCAGAGCTCTGGAAAGCCTTGAAAGAAGTTGGTTATAAAGGGGCTTTAGTGTTGGAGTGTTTCCCCCGCCCTGATCCCGAGCATTTGTTATCGGAAGCCGAGGTGAGGAAGCGTGTTGGGCTCTCCTGAAGCACGGGCAATCCAAGATCAATTGGGCGAAGCTTTCCAGGTCATCTCTGTAAAGCTCGTACAAAACATGCGGATTGCTCTGGTTCGCTACGGCTTGGAAAAGAAACTTTTTGTTTCGCCCCCAAGGCCGGAATTTCAGGGCTCTCCTTACAAAGGTGGACTTTTGTGTCCGCTCACGTGGCAAAATGCTCAAGCTTTAATGTCGTTGATCCCTGAACTTCGACCAACGCGTGTTTTAAATGGCCCGAGCTTTGGATTTGGGGATCGGTTGGGTTTGGCCACCCCAGGGCATGTTCAGGCTTTGGCGGAAGCAAAGGTGTTTCCCGTTTTGGCTCAACAATCTATGCGGGAAAATGCCCGTACCGGTCGCACGTTCGCCGATGTCCTTGCTGACGCGGTCTTTGGAGCATTTCAGGGAGGATGGTTTAGAGGGTTTGGAGCCGATGCTGATCATCTGAAGAGCGTGGAGGAAGCAAAGAATGCCGCACGTCTTGGTTACACTTTTTTCACTTGTGACCCTTCCGATTTTCTTGTGCCCGTAGAGCATCTTTCCGCTAGGGAATTTGCGGAAGAACGTCGAAAACTGCCGCTAGCAAAGCTGGAGAAAGAATATCTTGAGAAGAAGTTTTTCGTGCCGGAATTAGGAGAGTTTCGGTTTAAAAAGGAGGAGCTTGCTTGCATCGCGGTGAAGTATTGGCGGTCCCTGGAGTTTGCGGAAAAAATGTATCGTGCTTTGCTCGAAAAACTCCCACAAGGTTTTGATTTCGAGCTCTCCGTGGATGAGACCTCCGAACCCACCACGGAAAAAGAGCATCTTTTCTTGGCTTTGGAGCTCAGGCGACGGGAGGTGAGGCTTGCGAGCCTAGCCCCGCGCTTTCCCGGAGCCATGGAGAAAGCCGTGGACTATAAAGGCGATCTCGAGGAGTTTCGACGGTCGCTGCGCGCCCATGCCGCTATCGCCCGTGCTTTCGGCCCATACCGAATAAGCCTCCATTCCGGATCGGATAAATGGAGTCTTTATCCCATTTTGGCCGAGGAAACCGAAGGTTTTTGGCATGTGAAGACGGCGGGCACCAGTTATCTCATCGCTCTCGAAGTTTTGGCGCGCGTTTCTCCTGCACTGTTTCGTGAGATTTTAGTTCTTGCTTTCGAACGATATCCTGCGGATCGCCAAAGCTATCATGTCAGCGCTGATCTTCACAGCCTACCAGACTTTCGATCGCTGAAGGATTCGGATCTTCCCAAGCTCTTTGAAGAACCTGGGATTCGCCAAATTTTGCACGTAACCTTCGGTTCAGTGCTGCAGAAGTACGGCGCGGAGATTAAGCGCGAACTTTTAATTCATGAAGAAGAACATCATAAATTACTGGCTCAACATTTTAAACGTCATTTATGGGCTTTAGCAAAAATATAGTTTTTTTGGCATAAATATGTAGTGCCTCATTTATTGTATTTGGTCAGTATAGGGTAGCGTAACGAATTCTGTGTCACGGTCTGTGGTGGGGTAGCTTGAAGCGGAAAGGGGGTACCCCAATGGTGAACCAGGATGAACTGAAGCTGCTGTTGAAGGAGACGGTGTGGGAAATGGTGGCGTAAGCACTTCAGGCGCCGCTGTTTTTGGAGCGCGAGGCGTTTCTTCAGGAAAACGGGGGATGCAAGAATAGTAACCTATCCCGGGAAGCTCGCGACGCCGTTCGGCCAGGCAGGGCTCCGCGTCCCCCGCGACTGACAAGGTCAGTTCCGGCCGGCGCTGTTTCCCCCTTACGACGCTCGACGAGCCGTCAACCTTTCCGACCTTGTGTTGGTACTGTATGCCGTGGGGGTGTCCGACTGCAGGGTGGGGGAGGTGATGAGCCACCTCTTGGGGCACCGGTATTCCCATACCACGGTGAGCCGGATCACCCGAGCTTGTGCTGGAGCGGGTGAAGGAGTTTCGCACGTGCCCCTTGCGGAAGCGCTACACCGTGGTTATCTGGATGTCCTGTTTGTGAAGGTGTTGCACCAGGAAGCATGGGTCCAAAAGGAAGCTGTGTACGTGGTCCTGGGGACCATCCCTGAGGGCCAGCGAGAGGTACTGGGGTTTTTACCTGGTTCCCCACGGAGTCGGCCGCGGTGTGGCAGGAAGAGGTGCTCAAAAACCTCTAGGAACGAGGGTTACGGGGAGTGTTGGTGTTTGTCACCGACGACTTTCCTGGGATCGAGGAGGTCATTCCCTGGGTGCACCCGAAGGCGCGTGAGCCAATGCGTGGTGCACAAGGTATGCAGCACCTTGTCCAAGGAGGAGGACCAGGAGGCGGTGGCCTGGAACCTCAAGGGGGTTACCGGGCAGAATTCCCCAAGGAGGCGCGGAGAGCCTGGCAGAGCCTTCATGCGCCGCTGGGGAGGGCGGCTATTCTCAGGTGGTGCAAGCGAGGGAGGAGGATCTGGAGTCGTTGCTTTGTTTCTTTGGGGCATCCCAAGGCATTGGTTGGGCTTACTTGAGGAGCACAAACCTTCTGGAGCAGTTCATGCAGGAGCTGAGGCGAGGGACTAAGGTGTGAGATCACCAGTTCCCTAAGCCGAAAGCGGTGTACAAGCTCATATACCTTGAGTGTGAGGGGGAGGGGTGGAGGTGGGGAAGGAGGCTCAAGGGCTTTGCTGAGGCTCAGGAACAGCTAAACCAGTTGTTTGCCCAGCGGTACCCTGTGCCACAAAATGTGACACAGAAATCTTGGCGTGACCCTTTGGCAAAGGTTGACATAGACGGTTCTCAAACGCCTTCAAGACTTCGTCGTGGCTTTCTTTTTGCATGGTAGCTTTCCCTCCTTTCGAAAGCCTTTTTCCTGAAGGAGGCTACCATGCTGCCCTGTAAAACACAATCGCCATCACACTACCTTTCGAAAGCAAGGAAGTTTCGAAGATTTGCGGAAAAAGCGAAAAACTATCCATGCTGGCCGAACACACTACCCAAGGTACCAGGGACAAACTTAAACTACCATAGGATATGTGTGCCCGCCATATGGAATAATGGCACACACTACATTTTTTCTGTTTCTATATTGGTGGAAAACTCGCGCAACAGCTTCGTTAATATCGTTGAAATAGCAAAGTCCGGCTGCTTCAACAGCTTCGCGGGTTAGTCCTGTAGAAACAACAATTATGTGAGCTTTTCGGCGCACAAATTGTAGAAGAGCAGCAACAGAAGCAGGCAAAACTATTTCTGAATCAAGATTTTTGTTCTTTAACATTGTAGTTAATAATGCGTCGAGATTCTTTTTGCCGCATAACTCCATAAAGCTCTTATGGGGTCCTTCTCCTTCATAACATGGAGTCGCCAATATAATGACACCCCCATCGCGAACCACCTTACCAGCTGCGATGATTGCTTTACCAGCTTGCCAAAAGTCCAAATCAGCAGGAGCAGAGGAAACTATTACTACATCCGCTTTGTTGCGAGCTGTAGCACTGTAAATTTCTTTGCAATATTTAACACCCGCACGATGTGCAGTGATGAAATGGCCTGCAACAACTTTGTATATTTCATTATTTGTGGTTAACACTACATTAACAATAAAATCTAACCCAATTTTCTGTACCCATTGTTCAATTTCTGTCCTAACAGGGTTATTTAGCTCTCCAAAAACGTCGTGTCCTAAAGTTGCGGCAATAAGATGTAACCCAGCTACCGTAGGGACTCCGGCCACACCTGGATATATGATTTTCGCTCCTCCGGTATAACCTACTGCCGGATGAGGAAAGATGCTGCCGATGCCAATTTTGATGTCAGCATCTACTACACCACGGTCAATATAAATAGGAACGCCCGAACTGGTTTGCCCAATATATATTGGCTGATTTGGCGAATTTCGTATTTCATAATCTCTGCAGACGTCAATCCCAAATTTGCATAGTATTTCAGCAGACGTCATAGGGCGATGGCTACCAAGCGCTACAAAAATTGTAACATTAGATCGCGGCACTCCAGCTTTTTGGAGCTCTTCTAACACATAAGGGAGGATTATATTTAACGGAGTAGGGCGTGTTATATCTTCGCAAATAAGCGCTATTTTGTTCTTGTGATTAATACACGAACGTAACGGTAAAGCCGATATTGGATTATTTAAAGCATGGACAATCTCATGCGCGACAAGACAAGAAAGCCTAGGGCGTTTAGGGAGAAGAATCTCAACAGTCATAGACTCTGGTAACTCGAGAGTTAAGGTCTCCGAACCGTAAGGAAGTTGAACCTTCATAGAATCCAAAGAATTATTATAGGGCAGCCCATCGCTTAGGGCTGCCCCATTGGTTAATAGCAACCGTTACCTTTTAGGAAGGTATCCAATAGCAATTAAAGCCTCTTCTGCTTCTTTGATTGCTTGATCGACTGTGGCCATACCCGTCACAACCTTATAAAACATGGTAGGTATAACCCACGTGGTGTAGGTCATCTGCGCACGGCCGTCAGGAGGTGCAGGCCAGCCGAAATATTTGGCAAACCGCATGTAACCAACCAAAGGAGCTATAACAGGGTCCTCGTAAAAGACGGGATGTGCATCGAACCGTGGATGGAGGGGCATATTAAACCCTTTCCCGCTACCAATGTAGAAGTACATGTTCTCTTCTTGATACAAGAAACGGAGAAAATCTTTTGCAAGCTCGATATTGGGTGAAAAGTTCCAAATCATGAAGTGATAGACATCTGCAGAGCCATAAGTCCCCGCAGGACCTGTAACAGCGCCATGTACCCTAAGCTGGGCTGCAAGATCGGGGTCAGTCCTTCGGGCACTAATAAGAACGCTAATGGGGTTTAACGTCCATGAGCCCACACCAGAAAGGATAAAGGTGTTGTTACCAGCGTTATCCCAACCTAGCACCTCTGGAGGCATATATGGGAAAAGTTTTTTGACATATTCGATCGCTCTTCGTGTCTCCGGTGAGTCAATGGCTACTACACCTTCTTCAGTAGCAATCTTTGCGCCAAACCCCCACATTATTTGCATTAGCGAGTTATTTGCATCACCGGTAGAACTGATTGCAAAGGCTATAGGATGTCCTATTTCCCATAATTTAGGAGCAGCTGTTAGGAGGTCGTCCCACGTGTAAATCGCACTAACTCCAGCGGCAGAGAGGTAGTCTTTCCGATAAAGGCCATGAAAAGCAACAGCCCAGATAGGTAACCCTTTCCAATGGCCGTCAAGGTAGCAGAGATCTTGTGCAATTGGATGGAATGGTCCCCACCGGTCGATTATTTCCTGCACAACGTCATCGATGGGTACGAGCAAATCTTTATACAAAGACACCATTAAATTTTCGGCGCCGATTATATCATGGCCTGCTTTTGCTTCTGCTTCAGCAGCAGCTCTTGCATACATATCAGGGATAGAAACGAACTCTACAACAACGTTGACACCTCTTTCTTCGCCGAATTTTGCAGCCAGGGCTTTAAGCGCCTCATCGTTGTCTTTGACAAATGAGCTAAACATAAGGATACGAAGTGTCTCTGTTCCTGTAACGCCTACGCCGGTCACCAACAGACAGACCAATACGTAAGCGAGCCACCTACCTGCCTTGCTCCTTCCCTTGACCATGTGACCACCTCCTGGTATACTTAGTATAACTAGTATGACCAACAGAGTCAAGAGCTTTGGAAAAAGGTGGCCTTTAAGCCTGTGGAGTACCATTAACGTGGTCGGGGCCTTAGGAGGTAAAATTTGAAAGTTTATATATACAACACAGCAGATGAAATGGCCCATGCTGCTGCAAATTTAGCGGCTAGCATTTTGACTAGTTGTGTTGCTGCTAAAGGCAATGCTGTTTTCGTTGCAGCCACAGGCACTTCTCAACTCGCTTTTTTAGCTGCTTTGACAACACATAAAGAAATTCCTTGGGATAAAACGATAATGTTTCATCTTGACGAATATATAGGGTTAGATGAAAGCCATCCAGCAAGTTTTCGTAATTATCTTCGAAAACATTTGATTAGTAAAGTACCGTTGGGTAAATACTATTTAATAAATGGAAATGCACCTGATCCAGAAACAGAATGTCGCCGTTTAGCAGAGATTATTTCAGCTTATAAGATTGATATAGCTTTTGTTGGTATAGGCGAAAACGGTCATTTAGCATTTAATGACCCACCTGCGGATTTTGATACAGATGCGCCGTATATCGTGGTTAAACTTGACGAAACATCTCGATTCCAGCAAGTTAAAGAAGGGTGGTTTACAAAGATAGAAGAGGTTCCGCACACAGCCATTACTATGTCCATTAAGTGCATTTTAAAGGCAGAAGTTATAATCGCAGTTGTTCCAGAAGCACGAAAGGCTTTAGCAGTAAAACAAACTTTGGAAGGTCCGATTACGCCACTTTGTCCGGCTACAGCTTTGCGTCTGCATCCCAATGTGCATTTGTTCCTGGATAAAGATTCCGCAAGTATGTTGGACCTTTCTAAGCTACGTGCACATTATGACATTGTTGTCAAAGAAAGGAGTTAATCATGTATATGAACCTGAAAGAATTGCGTGTTGCGCAAGAATTGTTAAAAGATATAGCAATTTTTAAAAAATACCAACCTGGTGATAAGTTACCTTCTGAACGAGACCTTGCTAAAATGTTTGGAGTAAGTCGTACTGTTGTTCGTGAGGCTCTTATAGCTTTGCGCTATTTGGGGGTTATCGAGCGGTATATCAGTAGTGGTTCATATGTAAAAGAGATTGGCCCCTATAAAAGCCTCCAAAGGAAACTCGACAACTTGCTGGGACTTGGTAAAGATCCATTAGAAGCATGGCAGGCGCGAGAAGTTTTGGAACCAGGTATTGCGCGCCTAGCTGCGCGCGAGGCAACATTTATGGATATTCAACAACTGCGCAAGGCTGTGGGCGAGATGGAAGCTGCAGTTATAGCTGGTGCTATATCTAATTTTTACTCAACAGATCGAGATTTGCATTATGCAATACTGCAAGCAACACACAACGAGTACCTTTTACGGTTAATAAGTCCTTTGATAAACTGTGTTGTCCATCCTATATGGTGGGAGATAAAATCCGAGAGCATTAACGGTGCTGATGAACCATTCCGCCTGTCCTTGTCACTTCATATGCGCATAGTGCAAGCTATAGAAGCTCATGATGAAGACGCAGCCTATGCGCAAATGCAGATGCATTTTTCTGTTCTTGGGCAGTATCTTATAGACAAAAAGGAGGTGGAAAAATGGCAGAGAATAAAGTAATACAGGCAAAGGAGGGGCAAAACAATATAATCGAGCAATATTTCCAAAAAATTGTGGAGATATTATCTGCAATTAAAGACAACGAACAAAGCAGCATTAAAACCGCTGCAGAGTGGATAGCTCAAGCGATAGCTGAAGATAGATTAATCCATGTCTTTGGTACAGGTGGACATTCTGTAATGGGGGCAATGGAAGTATTTTACCGTGCGGGTTCTTTGGTTCCAATCAACCCTCTTTTTCCTCCCGGTATTTCTGTATTAGATAGTCATCCTAATACAGAAAGAATCGAAGGGTATGCAAAACATGTTTTAGAATATTATGGAGTAGGGCCTGGTGATATTTTAATAATCGTTAACGTTAATGGAATAAACGCTGTTACTATTGATGCTGCCTTTGAAGGAAAACGACGAGGAGCAAAGCTTATTGGGGTAACTTCCCCTGAATTTTCTCGTGCAGTTCCGCCAGGCATACCTGCTAGGCACTCTAGCAATAAGAATCTTTGTGACCTAGTAGATTTAGTAGTAGATGTGCATGTTCCTCCAGGTGATGCCGTGCTTTCCATTCCTGGAGTGCCTGCTAAGGTAGGAGCTAGTTCTACTTTCGCAATATGTTTTGCTCTCAACTGCATAATTGCAATGGCTGCCTTCTTGCTTACACAAAAAGGTATTACCGCTCCTATATGGGTCAGTGCCAATATACCGGGAGGCGATGAAGCGAATAAAAATTATCGTCAGCGTTACATGCATCGTATTAGGCATCTTTATTAAAGCATAAGATATGAAGTTAAAAAACGAAGAGCGTGCCGCATATGCGATGGTTGGACCAGCGCTCCTTTGCCTTTTGATTTTCGTTATGTACCCCATGTGTTTGGCAGTTTATTTATCATTGACTAATTCTACCGTTGGTCGTACAGGTTCCTTTGTGGGCATTGATAACTTTGTTTGGCTTTTTAAAACACGGTCTTTTCGTACAACTTTATGCAATGTAGGAATTTATCTTGCAGTGGCTGTTTCTCTAAAGACGGTCCTGGGCATACTTCTTGCTTTACTGCTGAATCGGGTTTCAATCTGCCCAAGACTCGTTCGAGCTTTGATTCTGCTGCCATGGGTTGCGCCGATTGCTTTGACAACGCTTGCTTGGAGATGGCTTTTTGATCCTCGATATAGCAGCATCAATTGGGCTTTGCGTTCGTTAGGTTTGATTGAAACAAATATACCGTGGCTCTCTTTTCCAACTTTTGCTAGAGTTGCTGTTATCACGGTCAATGTATGGCGAGGTTTACCCTTTTTCGCTGTCAACTTTTTAGCTGGCTTAAAGGGAATTCCACAAGAGCTTTATGAAGCAGCTAAAGTCGACGGAGCTGGCCCCTTTGCCCAGTTTAGATATATTACTCTTCCTTCGCTTGCTCCAGTTTTAGCAATTGTACTTTTGTTTTCAACTGTTATGACTATAAGTGATTTTCCCATCGTTTTTGTTCTCACTCGAGGAGGGCCTATTGACACTACTCATTTGCTCGCGACTCTGGCATACCAAGTGGGTTTGACGGGTGGCTTTATCGGGCGTGGAGCTGCTATTAGCCTTTTTTTGGCTCCTGTACTTTTTGTAGTTGTTTTTCTCTTGCTAAAACTAACAAGAGAGAGGTGGACATGGTAACGCGACGGTTACAACGCGGGTTTCGTTTTCTTATAGTTCAGTTTGGGCTTGTACCATTTATCCTTTTTGCAAGTTTTCCTTTTTATTGGATGTTACTTACATCATTTAAATCAGATATTGAATTGTATAACCTTCGTACAAATCCATTTATTATAATAAAACCAACGTTGCAACATTATTCTTACTTGTTCGCACATACTAACTTTGTGCGTTGGTTACTCAATACTTTCCTGGTTTGTAGTATTTCAACATTGTTTTCAGTACTTATAAGCACTTTTGCAGGATATGCCCTAGCACGTCTTCGCTTTCGAGGAGCTTCTTTAGCTGGCTCGCTCATATTTTTTGCATATTTAGTTCCGCCAACTTTGCTTTTCTTGCCACTTACACGCGTCATTTCGAGCTTAGGATTGGCAGACAAGCTTTGGTCTCTAATAGTTACGTATCCTTCTTTTATGATACCTTTTTCGACGTGGATGCTTATGGCTTTTTTCCGGACTATCCCCCGCGAGATTGAAGAATGCGCTTTAATCGATGGTTGTACCAGATTGCAAGCCATTCGAAGGATTGTATTACCTCTTGCTCTTCCAGGAGTTGTTACCGTGACTTTGTTTTCTTTCTTACAAGGATGGCAGGATATGATTTACTCCGCCGCTTTTATTACTACAAGTGTTCATAAAACTCTTTCTGTCGGAGTAACACAAGAGCTTATCCGTGGCGACCTTTTCTATTGGGGGTCATTAATGGGGGGAGCTCTGATTGGCTCGTTGCCGGTAATATTGATATTCGTCTTTCTTCTTGATTATTACATCTCTGGGTTAACAGCAGGTGCAATAAAAGGCTAAAAATTGGATGCAAGCAATGTAGTACAAAGGCCATGAGCACAAGTATTTTCGATAAAGGAGGCGACAATGGCTTTTTGTCTTGTGGGTGGACATATAATTACGCCGTTTCAAATCTTGCGTTCGGGTGTTGTAGCTATAGAAGGGAATCATATTATAGAAGTTAGTAACGAAAACTTTAAACTCAAAAGCAACGTTTGTGAAATTGATGTAAGCGGGTTATACGTATCGCCGGGATTCATCGACATTCACGTTCATGGTGGCGGAGGCTACGACGTAATGGACGGGTCTTTAGCTGCTCTCGAAGCTATCGCTCAAACCCATGCCAAAGGAGGAACCACAACCTGGTTAGCAACAACGCTCACAGCTCCGCTTGACCAGATTTGCAATGCTCTCGAAACTATTCAAAAAGCTATGGAAACATCTGTTTGCGGGGCTAAATTACTTGGCGCGCATCTTGAAGGACCCTATTTTCACCCTGAACAAGCTGGCGCTCAAAACACTGCGTATCTTAAACATCCAGATCCGGCTGAATACA contains:
- a CDS encoding creatininase family protein; this translates as MGKANFWITTEHPAIVFEDTEVGRLKKKIWDASEEEIDRILAEFGIPSPPELGKPGSYIQTTVRAKVIENRKKNDIVLIPVGCTENHGLHTISGLDTFMVTQICEAVRRYTEKQGRPVALALPPLNYGAHPYHHIGMPGTVILPEHVVRETLIAVMLGLWNDGFRKQIIVNNHGQLWVLESALHEFMYRYQLPGIFQILDWHRAVREFFYPAGRPDSLETHFVHADEAETSVALLLFPKEMVDMSLAVKTESENLLPVGHFDNAVDNLRRPHKWSEGEGHIAIELAATPEGVVGDPTRASAEKAKRPIAAILSYLVLVIDQILEAFPPGTVPPVEKVTLRTKEEMEPYLREPGSPGWKPVYALARRGF
- a CDS encoding sugar phosphate isomerase/epimerase → MEAGLRFGTAWLLTMSWPLGLIVPVQDPTPFSVFSPEEWPGSLGRVHAAGYAVVELAVTDPALLDLQKLEIALRQYSLKLAAFTTGQAAWKEGLSLSSADEKIREKAISRIMSHAKVAEHLEAVVIVGLLRGKDGDLLLLREALKECTKAYPQVRFALEPLNRYETTLINTVSEALELIDQVGAENLGVLFDTFHANIEEPCIPKALELCGDRLFHVHLADSNRWIPGFGHFPFAELWKALKEVGYKGALVLECFPRPDPEHLLSEAEVRKRVGLS
- the larA gene encoding nickel-dependent lactate racemase yields the protein MKVQLPYGSETLTLELPESMTVEILLPKRPRLSCLVAHEIVHALNNPISALPLRSCINHKNKIALICEDITRPTPLNIILPYVLEELQKAGVPRSNVTIFVALGSHRPMTSAEILCKFGIDVCRDYEIRNSPNQPIYIGQTSSGVPIYIDRGVVDADIKIGIGSIFPHPAVGYTGGAKIIYPGVAGVPTVAGLHLIAATLGHDVFGELNNPVRTEIEQWVQKIGLDFIVNVVLTTNNEIYKVVAGHFITAHRAGVKYCKEIYSATARNKADVVIVSSAPADLDFWQAGKAIIAAGKVVRDGGVIILATPCYEGEGPHKSFMELCGKKNLDALLTTMLKNKNLDSEIVLPASVAALLQFVRRKAHIIVVSTGLTREAVEAAGLCYFNDINEAVARVFHQYRNRKNVVCAIIPYGGHTYPMVV
- a CDS encoding glucosamine-6-phosphate deaminase; protein product: MKVYIYNTADEMAHAAANLAASILTSCVAAKGNAVFVAATGTSQLAFLAALTTHKEIPWDKTIMFHLDEYIGLDESHPASFRNYLRKHLISKVPLGKYYLINGNAPDPETECRRLAEIISAYKIDIAFVGIGENGHLAFNDPPADFDTDAPYIVVKLDETSRFQQVKEGWFTKIEEVPHTAITMSIKCILKAEVIIAVVPEARKALAVKQTLEGPITPLCPATALRLHPNVHLFLDKDSASMLDLSKLRAHYDIVVKERS
- a CDS encoding FadR family transcriptional regulator → MNLKELRVAQELLKDIAIFKKYQPGDKLPSERDLAKMFGVSRTVVREALIALRYLGVIERYISSGSYVKEIGPYKSLQRKLDNLLGLGKDPLEAWQAREVLEPGIARLAAREATFMDIQQLRKAVGEMEAAVIAGAISNFYSTDRDLHYAILQATHNEYLLRLISPLINCVVHPIWWEIKSESINGADEPFRLSLSLHMRIVQAIEAHDEDAAYAQMQMHFSVLGQYLIDKKEVEKWQRIK
- a CDS encoding carbohydrate ABC transporter permease — encoded protein: MVTRRLQRGFRFLIVQFGLVPFILFASFPFYWMLLTSFKSDIELYNLRTNPFIIIKPTLQHYSYLFAHTNFVRWLLNTFLVCSISTLFSVLISTFAGYALARLRFRGASLAGSLIFFAYLVPPTLLFLPLTRVISSLGLADKLWSLIVTYPSFMIPFSTWMLMAFFRTIPREIEECALIDGCTRLQAIRRIVLPLALPGVVTVTLFSFLQGWQDMIYSAAFITTSVHKTLSVGVTQELIRGDLFYWGSLMGGALIGSLPVILIFVFLLDYYISGLTAGAIKG
- a CDS encoding sugar ABC transporter permease, coding for MKLKNEERAAYAMVGPALLCLLIFVMYPMCLAVYLSLTNSTVGRTGSFVGIDNFVWLFKTRSFRTTLCNVGIYLAVAVSLKTVLGILLALLLNRVSICPRLVRALILLPWVAPIALTTLAWRWLFDPRYSSINWALRSLGLIETNIPWLSFPTFARVAVITVNVWRGLPFFAVNFLAGLKGIPQELYEAAKVDGAGPFAQFRYITLPSLAPVLAIVLLFSTVMTISDFPIVFVLTRGGPIDTTHLLATLAYQVGLTGGFIGRGAAISLFLAPVLFVVVFLLLKLTRERWTW
- a CDS encoding extracellular solute-binding protein encodes the protein MVKGRSKAGRWLAYVLVCLLVTGVGVTGTETLRILMFSSFVKDNDEALKALAAKFGEERGVNVVVEFVSIPDMYARAAAEAEAKAGHDIIGAENLMVSLYKDLLVPIDDVVQEIIDRWGPFHPIAQDLCYLDGHWKGLPIWAVAFHGLYRKDYLSAAGVSAIYTWDDLLTAAPKLWEIGHPIAFAISSTGDANNSLMQIMWGFGAKIATEEGVVAIDSPETRRAIEYVKKLFPYMPPEVLGWDNAGNNTFILSGVGSWTLNPISVLISARRTDPDLAAQLRVHGAVTGPAGTYGSADVYHFMIWNFSPNIELAKDFLRFLYQEENMYFYIGSGKGFNMPLHPRFDAHPVFYEDPVIAPLVGYMRFAKYFGWPAPPDGRAQMTYTTWVIPTMFYKVVTGMATVDQAIKEAEEALIAIGYLPKR
- a CDS encoding transposase; translated protein: MFPPYDARRAVNLSDLVLVLYAVGVSDCRVGEVMSHLLGHRYSHTTVSRITRACAGAGEGVSHVPLAEALHRGYLDVLFVKVLHQEAWVQKEAVYVVLGTIPEGQREVLGFLPGSPRSRPRCGRKRCSKTSRNEGYGECWCLSPTTFLGSRRSFPGCTRRRVSQCVVHKVCSTLSKEEDQEAVAWNLKGVTGQNSPRRRGEPGRAFMRRWGGRLFSGGASEGGGSGVVALFLWGIPRHWLGLLEEHKPSGAVHAGAEARD
- a CDS encoding SIS domain-containing protein, with the protein product MAENKVIQAKEGQNNIIEQYFQKIVEILSAIKDNEQSSIKTAAEWIAQAIAEDRLIHVFGTGGHSVMGAMEVFYRAGSLVPINPLFPPGISVLDSHPNTERIEGYAKHVLEYYGVGPGDILIIVNVNGINAVTIDAAFEGKRRGAKLIGVTSPEFSRAVPPGIPARHSSNKNLCDLVDLVVDVHVPPGDAVLSIPGVPAKVGASSTFAICFALNCIIAMAAFLLTQKGITAPIWVSANIPGGDEANKNYRQRYMHRIRHLY